A window from Agelaius phoeniceus isolate bAgePho1 chromosome 13, bAgePho1.hap1, whole genome shotgun sequence encodes these proteins:
- the CSPG4 gene encoding chondroitin sulfate proteoglycan 4, translated as MGARGGIATPVLLLLLLAGHPRPLSAGPPAGASFFGDSFVEMPLADASRAVRLRLQLLTSQGNGLLFLAAGQPDHLLLQLQAGRLQARLQLGSEEVTLQSPAGLQLDNLAVHDVELLVEDGRMTLTIDGLFNSSADIAGPARELDIQHGLYAGGTGTLDLPYLAQASPPFRGCLHLVTFNGLDVLSHLSADGSSKTFHHVQEGCSTQFSAEPEDPFGFPGPHSYIAFPTWDARQEATIEFVITTSITQAPLIYHAGLENDFFYLEISNGRLRGFVEKGNGVITLHNNVFISDEQQHYVKVHTDIHKFEILIDYYASSTSNRGINNYLDLQGNLFIGGMDEKALQRLREHHLSFISLWTMTNHSFVGCLEDLRINLQRRSLQDAVITKDITAGCGKQDHYWDYEEVYEQDEASTSPPPNGFSGAPGLVVEPCRPDSSFPPAFANISRLLHVSPLIVSEGGMAYLEWKHAQPTVDLSLANIRQSQILFSITSDPRHGQLELDIPGSRSRRKFTLLDIVNRKVRYIHDGSEGPMDQLMLEVTVTTQQGVPECLRQGQVYLLPIMINPVNDAPQVIFPRGNHMTILKHTRKHLTTDILQVLDDDSSCDDLEFQLHSQQMEEGYVELDFHPGVPIEEFSCRDLEAGSVVYVHQGGTNLQLTLQVSDGAVPSPIATLRILAIDPEIRLLNNTGLSLSQGGAARITTANLSVETNAVEQRVSILYVLTEPLKYGEVQKQGSMGGEWKKVESFHQQDLEQGRIQYFSTDPEHRLEDSMEEVRFKVQVGQKVLPNNTFLIRIKRATIKMRTMAPLQMKNKRHRNITSKELEAMLEDPNSAPVPFRYMIIQAPKKGNLELLGNRLTEGFGFTEEDLQGNHLSYSVTIRNSQQAEDFFQFRVYAGEQHSPVYTYRISIGGDPDAPNLTNVLLTVPEGGQAVISKDHLFVQSVNSMDYVYEVIEGPAHGRLAWAASHGWTSLEEITEFTNDDILQRRLLYQHDDSETLEDDIPFVAIRQGEGSAGSEAEEVRGVFRVSIQPVNDHSPVRAVNRVFNVVRNGQHLLTTDHIAFTDKDSGFSDTQLVLTRKDILFGSIVSVDDRRHQVYRFTQDDLRKKKILFVHSGADRGWIQLQVSDGLHQTTALLEVQASDPYIKIVNNTGLVIHQGTQGSIDSSVLSLETNMDIRSDEEIRFLITTPPRWGTVLRGDQPVMAFSQRDLLAGEISYHHNGSRNTRDELQFTVEANEVAVEDTLAISVFLDTHPNPLSIVNHKEIYVFQGEASGIKEEDLMVTHEEIPSQDIVYLVSSPPASGFLAMLQHSQDMNEQPSLDPIQSFTQEDINNGRVLYLHSKPNEERDQFVLDITARSADPLEGVVVSLVVLPITIPLDVQNITVPGGGSAAISSSVLRIPNAHYPALGLEFRVLEPPRFGTLLSSQRPEQGGLHSFTWSEVENQQIQYRQDGRRSLSDSFTILANASEVSRQSHARTLFITILPRSTRAPRLKVNAGLQLREGATAVLSPHILSAEDEDSPAEEVTYSIQPPANGKVVLRSAPGTELQRFTQAQIDNGLVLFVHQGPLDGGFAFDLWDGENLSPGHFFLIRAQREPVISLARKQSLTVCPGALQPITSQNLQAVSNSPTSSTALYYSIEQAPRLGRLTTSQGEEIRNFTQAQVDSKLIFYQHEMPGQPFWLAQDAIRFRVVTPTTISDSFILLVLISFEENCPQHLTQLWKNTGLQLTRAQQAEIDTSVLDASNLLSRILVPERAGYDVVFLVTEPPAHGQLLVAGVPLEQSRPFFLQSDLAARRLVYAHGGDSVSKDHFSFRAWLQPQEQRSVRPPQDGVVISEAFNITVTSSTASPRVVKRQGVLQVPPGSVVTLSQEYLDVADPLVSPQEMVYSILQRPLSGHVASAHNPGEPISRFTQADVNAGRVVFVATGSRSPGSLALSLSSGHHPPIQTSLEIEVLPVLSTTASPALLEVPQDLNRAPVSQHHLLGAAPRGAGNVLYRITREPRFGQVQVNQKPSRGFSQKQLDRGEVTFTFSDLRSPQDDFQFVAISRAGNRSGVVNVTVRAAVKTREGSLWPRGTTALLDTSVLDASELANHTKSVPVFKVRRAPRASRLVRVSRDPGQPTSPIKTFSQSELQQGLVGLEVLDAGDTQQPLQRDSFVFELVADGVPPALASLEYGIEPYNASKPYGVTLLTVPLAPSPPVPHGTARSSPNASELGMSPTPWLAPSATSSPSPGAGGTFLSFIEANMFSIIIPICLIFLLLALILPLLFYLHKRNKTGKHHVQGTPSAKAKNGAVPDHETFRRTEPSQSIPLTTVTTLEGKGTGPPPPGTGSGAPPDPELLQYCRTSNPPLKNNQYWV; from the exons CCTCTTTCTTCGGGGACAGCTTCGTGGAGATGCCGCTGGCGGACGCCTCGCGCGCGGTGCGGCTGCGGCTGCAGCTGCTCACCAGCCAGGGGAACGGGCTGCTCTTCCTGGCTGCCGGCCAGCCCGaccacctcctgctccagctgcaagCCGGCCGCCTGCAG GCCAGGCTGCAGTTGGGCTCGGAGGAGGTGACCTTACagtccccagcagggctgcagctcgaTAACCTGGCAGTGCACGacgtggagctgctggtggaagATGGCAGGATGACACTGACCATCGATGGCCTCTTCAACAGCTCCGCAGACATCGCAGGGCCAGCGAGGGAGCTGGACATCCAGCACGGCCTCTATGCTGGTGGGACGGGCACGCTGGACCTGCCGTACCTTGCCCAGGCCAGCCCTCCCTTCAGGGGGTGCCTTCACTTGGTGACATTCAATGGCCTGGATGTCCTCTCCCATCTGTCTGCTGATGGCAGCTCCAAGACCTTCCACCATGTCCAGGAAGGGTGCAGCACACAGTTCTCTGCAGAGCCTGAGGACCCATTCGGGTTCCCGGGGCCACACTCCTACATTGCTTTCCCCACCTGGGACGCAAGGCAGGAAGCGACCATCGAGTTTGTGATAACGACGAGCATCACCCAGGCACCCCTCATCTACCACGCAGGGCTGGAGAATGACTTCTTCTACCTGGAGATCTCCAACGGGCGCCTGCGAGGGTTTGTGGAGAAGGGGAACGGTGTCATCACCCTGCACAACAACGTCTTCATCAGCGACGAGCAGCAGCACTACGTCAAAGTCCACACAGACATCCACAAGTTTGAGATACTGATCGATTACTATGCTTCATCCACATCCAACCGGGGCATCAACAACTACCTGGACCTTCAGGGAAATCTCTTCATTGGAGGTATGGATGAAAAAGCtttgcagaggctgagggagcacCATCTTTCTTTCATCTCGTTGTGGACCATGACCAACCACTCATTTGTTGGCTGCTTGGAGGACCTCCGGATAAACCTGCAGAGGAGGAGCCTGCAGGATGCTGTGATCACAAAGGACATCACAGCAGGCTGTGGGAAGCAGGACCACTACTGGGACTATGAGGAGGTATATGAGCAGGATGAGGCATCCACTTCCCCACCTCCAAATGGCTTTTCCGGAGCACCGGGCCTGGTGGTGGAACCATGCCGGCCCGACAGCAGCTTCCCACCCGCCTTTGCCAACATCAGCAGGCTGCTGCACGTCAGCCCCCTCATCGTCTCCGAAGGGGGCATGGCCTACCTGGAGTGGAAACACGCCCAGCCTACGGTAGACTTGAGCCTGGCCAACATCCGTCAGTCCCAAATCCTCTTCAGCATCACCAGTGACCCCAGGCATggccagctggagctggacaTTCCCGGGTCCAGGAGCAGAAGGAAGTTCACATTGTTAGACATTGTGAATCGGAAAGTCAGGTACATCCACGATGGCTCCGAAGGGCCCATGGACCAGCTGATGCTGGAGGTGACAGTGACCACCCAGCAAGGGGTCCCAGAGTGCCTGCGGCAGGGGCAGGTGTACCTGCTGCCCATCATGATCAACCCTGTCAACGATGCCCCACAGGTGATCTTCCCCCGTGGGAACCACATGACAATCCTGAAGCACACACGGAAACACCTGACCACCGACATCCTGCAGGTCCTGGATGATGACTCGTCCTGTGACGACCTCGAATTCCAGCTGCACAGTCAGCAGATGGAGGAGGGCTATGTGGAGCTAGACTTCCACCCTGGAGTGCCCATTGAAGAGTTCTCCTGCCGGGACCTGGAAGCTGGCAGCGTAGTCTATGTGCACCAGGGTGGGACAAACTTACAGCTCACCTTGCAGGTGAGTGATGGCGCCGTGCCGAGCCCCATTGCCACCCTGAGGATCCTGGCCATTGATCCTGAGATCCGCCTGCTCAATAACActggcctctccctctcccaagGAGGGGCTGCCCGCATCACCACAGCCAACCTGTCTGTGGAGACCAACGCCGTGGAACAACGGGTCTCCATCCTGTACGTCCTCACAGAGCCTCTGAAGTATGGTGAGGTCCAGAAGCAAGGGAGCATGGGAGGGGAATGGAAAAAAGTTGAGTCCTTCCACCAACAAGACCTGGAGCAAGGGCGCATCCAGTATTTTAGCACAGACCCAGAGCACCGTCTGGAAGACAGTATGGAGGAGGTGAGATTCAAAGTCCAGGTGGGGCAGAAGGTCTTGCCAAACAACACCTTCCTCATAAGGATTAAAAGAGCCACCATTAAGATGAGGACCATGGCTCCCCTCCAGATGAAGAATAAGCGGCACAGAAATATCACCAGCAAGGAGCTGGAGGCAATGCTGGAAGATCCAAACTCTGCCCCAGTTCCCTTCCGCTACATGATCATCCAGGCTCCCAAAAAGGGAAACCTGGAGTTACTTGGCAACAGGCTGACTGAAGGCTTTGGATTTACTGAAGAGGACCTGCAGGGCAACCACCTGAGCTACAGTGTGACCATCAGAAACTCCCAGCAAGCTGAGGACTTCTTCCAGTTCCGCGTCTACGCTGGTGAGCAGCACTCGCCTGTCTACACCTACAGAATCAGCATTGGTGGGGACCCCGATGCACCAAATTTGACCAACGTGCTCCTGACCGTGCCGGAAGGCGGACAGGCCGTCATCTCCAAGGATCACTTGTTTGTGCAGAGCGTGAACAGCATGGACTACGTCTATGAGGTGATTGAGGGGCCAGCGCACGGGAGGCTGGCCTGGGCTGCGTCCCACGGCTGGACCTCCCTGGAGGAGATCACTGAGTTCACCAACGACGACATCCTGCAGCGCCGGCTGCTGTACCAGCACGATGACTCCGAGACGCTGGAGGATGACATCCCCTTCGTAGCCatcaggcagggagagggcagtgctgggtctgAGGCCGAGGAGGTGAGGGGCGTTTTCAGGGTCTCCATCCAGCCCGTCAATGACCACAGCCCTGTCCGGGCAGTGAACAGAGTCTTCAATGTGGTGCGCAACGGGCAGCACCTGCTGACCACTGACCACATCGCCTTCACTGACAAGGACTCCGGCTTCTCCGACACGCAGCTGGTGCTGACCAGGAAGGACATCTTGTTTGGCAGCATTGTGTCTGTCGATGACAGACGCCACCAGGTCTATCGATTCACACAGGATGACTTGAGGAAGAAGAAGATCCTCTTTGTCCATTCCGGGGCTGACCGGGGCTGGATCCAGCTGCAGGTCTCGGATGGCCTCCACCAAACCACAGCCCTCCTGGAAGTGCAGGCATCTGACCCCTACATCAAAATAGTCAACAACACTGGTCTGGTCATCCACCAGGGTACCCAAGGGAGCATTGACTCCTCTGTCCTCAGCCTGGAGACCAACATGGACATCAGGTCAGATGAAGAGATACGGTTCCTAATAACCACCCCCCCAAGGTGGGGGACTGTGCTGAGAGGGGACCAGCCAGTCATGGCCTTCTCCCAGAGGGACCTGCTGGCAGGAGAGATCTCCTACCACCACAACGGGAGCAGGAACACCCGGGATGAGCTCCAGTTCACTGTAGAAGCAAATGAGGTGGCAGTGGAGGACACACTGGCCATCAGCGTGTTCTTGGACACCCATCCCAACCCCCTGAGCATAGTTAACCACAAGGAGATCTATGTTTTCCAGGGGGAAGCATCTGGGATCAAGGAGGAGGACTTAATG GTGACCCACGAAGAGATACCTTCCCAAGACATAGTCTACCTGGTGAGCAGCCCCCCAGCCTCTGGCTTCCTGGCAATGcttcagcacagccaggacatgaacgagcagcccagcctggacCCCATCCAGTCCTTCACCCAGGAGGACATCAACAATGGCAGAGTCCTCTACCTCCACTCCAAGCCCAACGAGGAGCGTGACCAGTTTGTCCTGGACATCACCGCCCGCAGTGCAGACCCTCTGGAGGGGGTGGTGGTCAGCCTGGTTGTGCTGCCCATCACCATCCCCTTGGATGTCCAGAACATCACGGTGCCAGGAGGTGGCTCTGCCGCCATCTCCTCGAGCGTTCTCCGTATTCCCAACGCCCACTACCCAGCTCTCGGCCTGGAGTTCAGGGTGCTGGAGCCCCCCCGGTTTGGCACCCTCCTGAGCAGCCAGCGGCCCGAGCAGGGTGGGCTGCACAGCTTCACCTGGAGCGAG GTGGAGAACCAGCAGATCCAGTACAGGCAGGATGGTCGCCGATCCCTCAGTGACAGCTTCACCATCCTGGCCAACGCCTCCGAGGTGTCCCGGCAGAGCCATGCCCGGACTCTGTTCATCACCATCCTGCCCCGCAGCACCAGGGCGCCGCGGCTGAAGGTCAACGCCGGTTTGCAG ctgcGGGAAGGTGCCACGGCTGTTCTCAGCCCCCACATCCTGAGTGCTGAGGATGAGGACTCCCCAGCAGAGGAGGTGACCTACTCCATCCAGCCCCCGGCCAACGGGAAGGTCGTGCTGAGGTCAGCGCCCGGCACTGAGCTCCAGAGGTTCACCCAGGCCCAGATAGACAACGGCCTCGTCCTCTTCGTGCACCAAG GACCCCTGGATGGTGGCTTTGCCTTCGATCTGTGGGATGGTGAGAATCTATCTCCTGGGCACTTCTTCCTCATCAGGGCCCAGAGAGAGCCTGTCATCAGCCTGGCCAGGAAGCAGAGCCTCACTGTCTGCCCAG GTGCCCTGCAGCCCATCACCAGCCAGAACCTGCAGGCAGTGAGCAACAGCCCCACCAGCTCCACCGCTCTGTACTACAGCATCGAGCAAGCCCCACGCCTGGGCAGGCTGACCACCTCACAGGGGGAGGAAATCAGGAACTTCACCCAAGCCCAG gtgGACAGCAAGCTGATTTTCTACCAGCATGAGATGCCAGGCCAGCCCTTCTGGCTGGCCCAAGATGCCATCCGCTTCCGTGTGGTCACTCCCACGACCATCTCAGATTCTTTCATCCTCCTCGTCCTGATCTCCTTCGAGGAAAATTGTCCCCAGCACTTGACTCAGCTTTGGAAAAACACAG GTCTGCAGCTCACAAGGGCTCAGCAGGCTGAGATTGACACCTCGGTGTTGGATGCCTCCAACCTCCTGAGCCGAATCCTGGTCCCTGAGAGGGCTGGATATGATGTTGTCTTCCTGGTGACAGAGCCACCAGCTCATGGACAGCTCCTGGTGGCCGGTGTGCCCCTGGAGCAGTCACGGCCGTTCTTCCTGCAGTCAGACCTGGCAGCGAGGCGTTTGGTGTATGCCCATGGTGGGGACAGCGTCTCCAAAGACCACTTCAGTTTCAGGGCATGGCTCCAGCCCCAGGAACAGCGGTCTGTCCGTCCTCCACAGGATGGGGTGGTCATCTCTGAAGCATTCAACATAACAGTGACCAGCAGCACCGCATCACCACGGGTGGTGAAGCGGCAAGGAGTGCTGCAGGTCCCGCCAGGCTCCGTGGTCACCTTGTCACAGGAGTACCTGGATGTGGCAGACCCGCTGGTGTCCCCTCAGGAGATGGTGTACAGCATTCTCCAGAGACCCCTCTCTGGCCACGTGGCCAGCGCCCACAACCCAGGGGAGCCCATCAGCCGCTTCACCCAAGCGGATGTCAATGCTGGCCGCGTGGTGTTTGTTGCCACTGGGAGCCGGTCCCCAGGCTCCTTAGCCCTGAGCCTCTCCAGTGGCCACCACCCACCCATCCAGACCTCACTGGAGATCGAGGTGCTGCCTGTCCTGAGCaccactgccagcccagcactgctggaggtGCCCCAAGACCTGAACAGGGCCCCTGTGTCCCAGCATCACCTGCTGGGTGCCGCACCACGAGGGGCAGGGAATGTCCTGTACAGGATCACCAGGGAGCCCAGGTTTGGACAGGTGCAAGTCAACCAAAAGCCATCACGGGGCTTCTCACAGAAGCAGCTAGATCGTGGGGAGGTGACGTTCACCTTCAGTGACCTCAGGTCGCCTCAGGATGACTTCCAGTTTGTTGCCATTTCGCGGGCAGGGAACAGGAGCGGGGTGGTGAACGTGACCGTCCGAGCTGCAGTGAAGACCCGAGAGGGCAGCCTGTGGCCCCGAGGCACCACAGCCCTCCTGGACACCAGTGTCCTCGATGCCAGTGAGCTGGCCAACCACACCAAGAGCGTGCCAGTCTTCAAGGTCCGCAGGGCGCCCCGTGCCAGCCGTCTTGTGAGGGTATCCAGGGATCCAGGACAGCCCACATCCCCCATCAAAACCTTCAGCCAGagtgagctgcagcaggggctggtggggctggaggtgctggatgctggggacacccaaCAACCCCTGCAGAGGGACAGTTTTGTCTTTGAGCTGGTGGCTGATGGGGTGCCACCAGCGCTGGCATCCCTGGAGTATGGCATCGAGCCCTACAATGCCTCCAAACCCTATGGTGTCACCCTGCTGACAGTCCCACTGGCACCCTCACCCCCAGTGCCCCATGGCACAGCACGGAGCAGCCCCAATGCCAGCGAGCTGGGCATGTCCCCCACTCCCTggctggcccccagtgccaccagtagCCCCAGCCCCGGGGCGGGGGGCACCTTCCTCAGCTTCATTGAGGCCAACATGTTCAGCATCATCATCCCCATCTGCctcattttcctcctgctggccCTCATCCTGCCCCTTCTCTTCTACCTGCACAAGCGCAACAAGACGGGGAAGCACCACGTCCAGGGCACCCCCAGCGCCAAGGCCAAGAACGGGGCCGTGCCCGACCACGAGACCTTCCGGAGGACAGAGCCCAGCCAAAGCATCCCCCTAACGACTGTCACCACCCTGGAGGGCAAGGGCACGGGGCCCCCGCCCCCGGGCACAGGCTCTGGGGCACCTCCCGACCCCGAGCTCCTGCAGTACTGCCGGACTTCCAACCCCCCCCTGAAAAACAACCAGTACTGGGTGTGA
- the SNX33 gene encoding sorting nexin-33: protein MALKARALYNFQSENKEEISIQENEELVIFSENSLDGWLQGQNSRGETGLFPASYVEILRSRSGSNYTDYSSSPVGSPGHDSSLYSASPNPGISYQGSFEDDDDDDWDDWDDACTVVEEPRSAPGTNGHPSPSLPCPAAYGHHQHAGYRPKPALERQDSMGSSKRGSVVGRNLNRFSCFVRSGVEAFILGDVPLMSKIAETYCIEMGSRGPQWRANPHPFICSVEDPTKQTKFKGIKSYISYKLTPSNFNSPVYRRYKHFDWLYNRLLHKFTVISVPHLPEKQATGRFEEDFIEKRKRRLILWMEHMTSHPVLSQYEGFQHFLCCRDEKQWKLGKRRAEKDEMVGASFLLTIQIPTEHQDLQDVEDRVDAFKAFSKKMDDSVLQLTNVASELVRKHVGGFRKEFQKLGNAFQAISHSFHMDPPYSLDALNNAISHTGKTYETVGEMFAEQPKNDLFLMLDTLSLYQGLLSNFPDIIHLQKGAFAKVKESQRMSDEGRMDQEEADGIRKRCRVVGFALQAEMNHFHERRVADFKRMMQSYLRQQIVFYQRVSQQLEKTLRMYDNL from the exons ATGGCGTTGAAAGCCAGAGCGCTTTACAACTTCCAGAGCGAAAACAAAGAGGAGATCAGCATCCAGGAGAACGAGGAGCTCGTCATCTTCAGCGAGAACTCCCTGGACGGGTGGTTGCAGGGCCAAAACAGCCGTGGGGAGACCGGCCTCTTCCCCGCTTCCTACGTCGAGATCCTCCGCTCCCGCTCGGGCTCCAACTACACGGACTATTCCAGCAGCCCGGTCGGCTCCCCCGGGCACGATTCCTCCTTGTACTCGGCATCCCCCAACCCCGGCATCTCCTACCAGGGCAGTtttgaggatgatgatgatgacgattGGGATGACTGGGACGACGCGTGCACGGTGGTGGAGGAGCCGCGGAGCGCGCCGGGCACCAACGGGCACCCCTCGCCCAGCCTGCCGTGCCCGGCGGCCTATGGCCACCACCAGCACGCCGGCTACCGGCCCAAGCCGGCGCTGGAGAGGCAGGACAGCATGGGCTCCTCCAAGAGGGGCAGCGTGGTGGGCAGAAACCTCAACCGCTTCTCCTGCTTTGTCCGCTCCGGGGTGGAAGCCTTCATCCTGGGTGACGTGCCCCTGATGTCCAAGATCGCCGAGACCTACTGCATCGAGATGGGCTCCAGAGGCCCGCAGTGGAGGGCCAACCCCCACCCGTTCATCTGCTCCGTGGAGGACCCCACCAAGCAAACCAAGTTCAAGGGCATCAAGAGCTACATCTCCTACAAGCTGACACCCAGCAACTTCAACTCTCCCGTGTACCGGCGCTACAAGCACTTCGACTGGCTCTACAACCGCCTGCTGCACAAGTTCACGGTGATCTCGGTGCCGCACCTGCCCGAGAAGCAGGCCACCGGCCGCTTCGAGGAGGACTTCATCGAGAAGCGCAAGCGGCGGCTGATCCTCTGGATGGAGCACATGACCAGCCACCCCGTCCTCTCCCAGTACGAGGGCTTCCAGCACTTCCTCTGCTGCCGCGACGAGAAGCAGTGGAAGCTGGGCAAACGCCGGGCGGAGAAGGACGAGATGGTGGGCGCCAGCTTCCTCCTCACCATCCAGATTCCCACGGAGCACCAGGACCTGCAGGATGTGGAGGACCGCGTGGATGCCTTCAAGGCCTTCAGCAAGAAGATGGATGACAGCGTCCTGCAGCTGACCAACGTGGCATCGGAGCTGGTGCGCAAGCACGTGGGGGGCTTCCGGAAGGAGTTCCAGAAGCTGGGCAATGCCTTCCAAGCCATCAGCCACTCCTTCCACATGGACCCTCCCTACAGCTTGGATGCTCTCAACAATGCCATCTCCCACACGGGCAAGACGTACGAGACTGTGGGGGAGATGTTTGCTGAGCAGCCCAAGAATGACCTGTTCCTCATGCTGGACACTCTCTCCTTGTACCAAGGGCTCCTCTCCAACTTCCCAGACATCATCCACCTGCAGAAAG GCGCCTTTGCCAAGGTGAAGGAGAGCCAGCGGATGAGCGACGAGGGCAGGATGGACCAGGAGGAGGCGGACGGGATCCGCAAGCGCTGCCGCGTGGTGGGCTTCGCCCTGCAGGCCGAGATGAACCACTTCCACGAGCGCCGCGTGGCCGACTTCAAGAGGATGATGCAGTCCTACCTGAGGCAGCAGATCGTCTTCTACCAGCGCgtcagccagcagctggagaaGACGCTGCGCATGTACGACAACCTCTAA
- the SNUPN gene encoding snurportin-1: MEELSAALAAGVGLAGPCSPAAPHPRLAAYKPRSGPGQAERRQRLLRIQRERRLDYVNHARRLAEDDWAGVESEDEDKEGEDAEEEAMDVDAGKKLPKRYANQLMLSEWLVDVPSDLEQEWVVVVCPVGKRALVVASRGTTAAYTKSGFCVNRFPSLLPGGNRHNSTSDKVYSILDCIYSEAKQTYYILDVMCWRGHPVYDCQTDFRFFWLSSKIQEEEGLGEKSRINPYKFVGLQNFPCSSDSLCELLATDFPFEVDGLLFYHKQTHYTPGSTPLVGWLRPYMVPEILGLTVPATELTAKPDYAGRQLQQIIESKRSKKLAAEKGQAATRNGHYELEHLSTPQPEKSPEGRDGAVSQMES, from the exons ATGGAGGAGCTGAGcgcggcgctggcggcgggCGTGGGGCTGGCGGGGCCCTGCAGCCCGGCCGCGCCGCACCCCCGGCTGGCCGCCTACAAGCCCCGCAGCGGCCCTGGGCAGGCCGAGCGCCGGCAGCGCCTCCTCCGCATCCAGAGAGA GAGGCGGCTGGACTACGTGAACCATGCCAGGAGGCTGGCGGAGGACGACTGGGCAGGGGTGGAGAGTGAGGACGAGGACAAGGAAGGGGAAGATGCGGAGGAAGAGGCGATGGACGTGGATGCTGGTAAAAAGCTGCCCAAGCGCTACGCCAATCAG ctgatgcTGTCAGAGTGGCTGGTGGATGTCCCCTCAGATCTGGAGCAGGAGTGGGTTGTGGTGGTGTGTCCCGTCGGGAAAAGGGCTCTTGTCGTGGCCTCCAGG GGCACAACAGCAGCTTACACGAAGAGTGGCTTCTGTGTCAACAggttcccatccctgctgccaggaggaAACCGGCACAACTCAACCAGTGACAAAG tGTACAGCATCCTGGACTGCATCTACAGCGAGGCCAAGCAGACCTACTACATCCTGGATGTGATGTGCTGGAGAGGACACCCTGTTTATGACTGCCAG ACTGACTTCAGATTCTTCTGGCTCTCCTCAAAAATCCAAgaggaggaagggctgggagagaaAAGCAGGATTAATCCG TACAAATTTGTGGGCCTGCAGAACTTCCCCTGCTCCTCGGACAGCctgtgtgagctgctggctACAGACTTTCCCTTTGAG GTCGATGGGCTGCTCTTCTACCACAAGCAGACCCACTACACCCCGGGCAGCACCCCGCTGGTGGGCTGGCTGCGGCCCTACATGGTCCCTGAGATCCTGGGGCTCACCGTGCCCGCCACTGAGCTCACAGCCAAGCCTGACTACGCCGGGCGGCAGCTCCAGCAGATCATCGAGAGCAAGAGGAGCAAAAAGCTGGCGGCAGAAAAGGGCCAGGCAGCCACGAGGAACGGACACTACGAGCTGGAACACTTGTCCACCCCTCAGCCAGAAAAGTCTCCGGAGGGCCGGGATGGAGCAGTGAGCCAGATGGAGAGTTga